The Alligator mississippiensis isolate rAllMis1 chromosome 11, rAllMis1, whole genome shotgun sequence genomic interval cctacccctcctatgtaacttggttcctgaatgaatggggatcaATGAGGGctcttgagagacaatggcagtaggtctaaaaatagctccctctgaataaccgaaccatcaacacccaTACCTGGGCCaacaacccagcccttggaaccaccctcagtgttcaagaaacaaaagatgaggtgACCCACCATTGTGCTAGGCGGCACATACTCAGTAtggacaggactgaccttgcctggaccggccctccccataggagatcagaggtagtctgccccataaaaggggtagtgaagactgactccttgggatgtcctttccatctgaaccagcaccatgccacaccacctatccacccagaggccctgacagCGACCCTCCTCTGGATAACACCtattggacaaggacccctttccagcctggatacgTAGCTATCGCTCCcaaccccctcttcaaccaaggacttggactctgtttctcttccctacctggactccaacccttccactgagtctctttctcctgctgccattctgagtgcttgtgtgcgtgtgcgtgtgtgcgtgtatgtgaaccaataacttcatggggccgTGTAGCATGTTGTCTTTTTAATAagcctgttatttggacccctgagtttggttgtgctttactatggttcagccctgctccaatctctgctcctcgcccctctaatttctatctcatttctccctcctctgcttctgactcaccgccacctccaacacctgtcctgagctcctctctgcctccaacccccctgtttctttgccaccgtcttatccccactgccttttcccctgagcaaccaggtttctgcctcagtttctttcctggctgtctcttccttgccaccacttatttgccccccacccagtatctcagctgtctgcctcagtttccaaccCCAAGCTCCGAGGTTTCTGTCTCTCGCTCTTTTCTggttgtctcctccttgccaccaggcttctttttttttcttccctcccatgcaccagtgacctcgagtaaccctagGGCCGCTTGAttttaagtaaacccaagcctcaggtCCTCAGTCAACTTttctgtagtccaccagttctaatcctggttctggcaactttcattcCTGACActtaaactctctctctctcaccttaaccttcccccaagtacacaCATATACCTATaacatccaagttaggaacttacctttatgtatgtgtaggtgggttgtatgtgtgtgaactggtgagtgtgtgtgtacatacacatatatatacacatctcaTTGTgcgcatgatatacaaattagtgatctgtgtatgtgtactgagtgtgcgggtactggcaattgttttttgtctaatttttagtgtgcaCGTGCTTGAATTGGTGCTAGggatgcatgtgcctaggctgatttggatgtgtatgtgcctgagttggtagtgtgtgtgtgtatgcacataattgacttgtgtgtttgtatatgtgcaattgtgtcacaccttcctgtctaacagcactaacagagatcctgagagttggcctgactccaCAGGGCAACACAAGCCTGCATGGAGCAGCCGCATCTGCCCCGCCTCACACACAAATCTTGTGGGGGGgacatgccctccatgccccactccctggaCGAGCCAGCTACAGCTCcatcccaacccctgcccagccccaagaACTTGTCTGGCTGGGAagcgcccccagcccctgccccattccctccctcaccatgggggcctcgatctacctccctcctcccccgcctttacctccacccctcccatagacttaccctaactgcccagctgtattcctggccatgtggaAGTGTGCGGGTGGGCACATGCATGGtcccccctgcatcctgctcctggcagcccctagcAGGCTGGAGCACTGCCCTTCTTCAAGGGGGaacctgctgcttccccatccctgcaTGATGCTGCAAATCCAGGACAGATGCTGTCCCACAGTCATGCAACCTGGGACcgggacttgaggttcccattgtGGGACTGTCCCACTCAGACAGGGATGTGTGGTCACCCTAGTGCTCCCCCGTGTCCAACTCTCTGCGAGTGCatccagtggcaggagccattCTCCCCGataaacttacctgcaggcagctgggcccTAGCTTGCAGACCTCTTCTATTCTGTttgtctttctccctctttcttgccCAGTTCAGGCCTCAAATttgctgtccccagcccctgggtGAAGCTGGGAGCTGATTCAGAaagggcagcagcttcagcacaCATAAGGGAGcatgcccagctccctgccttcaGCCTTAGCTCACTTGCTCCCAAAGggctctcccccctcccacagcaaAGAACTGAGAACCGAAACAGAACAGCCTGGAGTCCCTCCCCTTCTGGGTGTGTTTCGGAGAAGGATGTCCATCAGTTTTCAGTCTCTTGTCAGGCTGCTGCACGGATCAGAGGTCCAGGCAGCCCACATGCAGCtcatgggcagaggcaggggtaagcagcagccccccagccatgctggagctccccaacccactgccctcccctctcTGCGCTGCCCgtgcctccctcccagcctgtcgtGCTTTCAGCACAGCAGAGCGCAGCTGTTGTTGGCGCCAGAGACAGGCCGGGAGCGCAGCGCTGCAGAGACCCAACAGCCATtagaggaaggagctgggctcTCGGCCTGgcttgggagggaaggggaagggagcgcAGTGAGCTAGTGCTGCATGTCGGGACTCCTGGGGTGTCTCCCCCAGGCAAATTGCAGGGCCACCCGACCTGGTAAGAACTGGGGTGTTTGCAGGGAGCCTAGGCACAGGGGTCTGCCTGCCTGCGCTCTGCTTTAGCAGGAGGGCTTGCCCTGCAGTTCTGGGTTAGGTGTCCAGCCGGACCCCAGAGAAACACCCGCGACTCCTGCGCTACCCAGGTGGCAAATATAAGcttggaggtgggaggagagTGTGGCAGGTTAGGTGTGGGAGCCCCGGTTCGTTGTCACCCTACCTGCACTCCTCactccccctcttctctcccagctctCGCCAGGATGAAGGACGACGAGAGCCTGTCAGAGCCCCTGCtggtgcctgggcaggagggtggtCCCTGTGGAAACTCCTCCAAAGAGAAGCACACAGGAGTCTTTGGGAGAGTCAGGGGAGCCTGGGCATCCTGTTGCCAGGTGTCTGCAGCACCGACGTGGGTCCGAGGCCTGGCTCCTCTCACTTGGCAATGCTCTGTAAGGAAAAGCAAGCCCTCAGATGGTGTGTGGCTTCTGTTTTGCATTCTCCTGATCATCATGTTGGCTCTGCTTGATCAGGCATGGTTCTCGTCAAGCCTGTACAGGCACCAGAGCACAATGGTCATGGGGCGCTGTGGGCAGACCACGCCCTGCAGGCACCCAGAGCCGCCCCATCCCCAGGAGCTGAGTGTCGGGAGCCTGCTGAGAGCCCGGAGCCAGGCCCAGCGCCCGGGGGCTTACCGGGACTGCCTGGACGTGGCGCTGCGCGAGTTCCGCCGGGAGCCGGCCGTGGTGCAGAGCAACGCCCGGCTGATGCTGGACTGTAATGGGACAGCCCAGGCTTTCCAGTCTGGGAAGGGGCAGGCCCAGATCCAGGTGGCCTGGATCGCTGGCAAGGCAAAGTACAACATTCAAGTCAACAGCACTGAGGCCTATGTGTCCAGGCTGAAGCTCAGACAGTTCCCCCTCAATCTCACCAGC includes:
- the LOC132244095 gene encoding uncharacterized protein LOC132244095 is translated as MSISFQSLVRLLHGSEVQAAHMQLMGRGRALARMKDDESLSEPLLVPGQEGGPCGNSSKEKHTGVFGRVRGAWASCCQVSAAPTWVRGLAPLTWQCSVRKSKPSDGVWLLFCILLIIMLALLDQAWFSSSLYRHQSTMVMGRCGQTTPCRHPEPPHPQELSVGSLLRARSQAQRPGAYRDCLDVALREFRREPAVVQSNARLMLDCNGTAQAFQSGKGQAQIQVAWIAGKAKYNIQVNSTEAYVSRLKLRQFPLNLTSLLSVQQDLTFRRAPELVGQCLERAVQEVSRVLECLLWDAQLVVTCGGAELTFVSGEGHRKMNVYADGNGTVQYWEQPVGWLVRFAQLLNVNWC